In a genomic window of Mycolicibacterium neoaurum VKM Ac-1815D:
- a CDS encoding NmrA/HSCARG family protein, translating to MTGHFAVLGATGAQGGAVVKALLEAGATVRGITRRTDSRAALRLAEAGVEVVAADLSDEASVAQAFSRVTGAYALTTPFEEGPQAEIAQGRTILAAARSAQVPHLVFSSVADADQHTGIPHFDSKAVVEAELAGSGLSYTIVGPSYFYDNMLGGLDDIKAGVFELPLPADAPLQQLSRRDLGRFVAAVLADPDPVRGARIDLASDEPSGRQMAAALSETLGRPVELVTHDPSQIGSPDMRAMFTFLAAGGYTVDIAALHAQYPRIGWQSFTDWIDTDLRPLLG from the coding sequence ATGACCGGACATTTCGCGGTACTGGGAGCCACCGGCGCACAGGGTGGCGCAGTGGTCAAAGCGCTACTGGAGGCCGGGGCGACGGTGCGCGGGATCACCCGCCGCACCGATTCACGTGCGGCGCTGCGACTGGCCGAGGCCGGCGTCGAGGTGGTGGCCGCCGATCTGTCCGATGAGGCGTCGGTCGCGCAGGCCTTCTCCCGCGTGACCGGGGCCTACGCGCTGACCACCCCGTTCGAGGAAGGACCGCAGGCCGAGATCGCGCAGGGCCGGACCATCCTGGCCGCCGCCCGGTCGGCGCAGGTGCCGCACCTGGTGTTCTCGTCGGTCGCCGATGCCGATCAGCACACCGGCATACCGCATTTCGACAGCAAGGCCGTGGTCGAGGCCGAGCTGGCCGGATCCGGCCTGTCGTACACCATCGTCGGGCCGTCCTATTTCTATGACAACATGCTCGGCGGTCTCGACGACATCAAGGCCGGGGTGTTCGAGCTTCCGCTGCCCGCCGACGCGCCGCTGCAGCAATTGTCCCGGCGTGATCTCGGGCGGTTCGTCGCCGCGGTGCTGGCCGATCCCGATCCGGTGCGCGGCGCGCGCATCGACCTCGCCTCCGATGAGCCGTCCGGTCGGCAGATGGCGGCCGCCCTATCCGAAACTCTCGGCCGTCCGGTCGAATTGGTGACCCACGATCCGTCGCAGATCGGCTCGCCGGACATGCGGGCCATGTTCACCTTCCTCGCCGCGGGTGGCTACACCGTGGATATTGCCGCACTGCACGCGCAGTATCCGCGGATCGGCTGGCAGAGCTTCACCGACTGGATCGACACCGACCTGCGGCCGCTACTGGGCTGA
- a CDS encoding pyridoxal phosphate-dependent aminotransferase, giving the protein MTVSRLQPYAVTIFAEMSALAAKIGAVNLGQGFPDEDGPAQMLKVAQDAIAGGVNQYPPGLGIPELRNAIAAQRRRRYGIEYDPDSEVLVTVGATEAIAAALLGLVEPGSEVLVIEPFYDSYSPVIAMAGCHRVTVPLVPAGRGFALDVEALRAAVTPRTRALLLNSPHNPTGMVLSDAELSAVAALATEHDLLVITDEVYETLVFGVEHRPLAGYPGMRGRTVTISSAAKMFNATGWKIGWACAAPELIAGVRAAKQYLTYVGGAPFQPAVAYALDHEDDWVAGLRADLQAKRDRLGDALADLGFEVHDSAGTYFLCADPRPLGYTDSTAFCAELPHRAGVAAIPMSAFTRADPDNPADDWNHLVRFAFCKRDDTMDEAIRRLQVLRGR; this is encoded by the coding sequence ATGACCGTCTCCCGCCTGCAGCCCTACGCGGTGACGATCTTCGCGGAGATGTCGGCACTGGCCGCCAAGATCGGCGCGGTGAATCTCGGACAGGGTTTCCCTGACGAGGACGGCCCCGCCCAGATGCTGAAGGTCGCTCAGGACGCCATCGCCGGCGGCGTCAACCAGTACCCGCCGGGGTTGGGCATTCCAGAGTTGCGCAACGCGATCGCCGCGCAGCGCCGGCGACGGTACGGCATCGAGTACGACCCGGATTCCGAGGTGCTGGTGACCGTCGGCGCCACCGAGGCGATCGCGGCTGCGCTGCTGGGCCTGGTCGAGCCGGGGTCCGAGGTGCTGGTCATCGAGCCGTTCTACGACTCCTATTCCCCCGTCATCGCGATGGCGGGATGTCACCGTGTCACGGTCCCCCTGGTACCCGCCGGCCGCGGTTTCGCCCTCGACGTCGAGGCGCTGCGCGCCGCGGTCACCCCGCGCACCCGGGCACTGCTTCTCAACTCGCCGCACAACCCGACCGGCATGGTGCTCAGCGACGCCGAACTGTCGGCGGTTGCCGCGCTGGCGACCGAGCACGATCTGCTGGTGATCACCGACGAGGTGTACGAGACCCTGGTCTTCGGCGTGGAGCATCGCCCGCTGGCGGGCTACCCGGGTATGCGCGGGCGCACCGTCACGATTTCCAGCGCGGCCAAGATGTTCAACGCCACCGGTTGGAAGATCGGCTGGGCGTGCGCGGCACCCGAGTTGATCGCCGGTGTGCGAGCGGCCAAGCAGTACCTGACGTATGTCGGCGGGGCACCGTTTCAGCCCGCCGTCGCGTACGCACTCGATCACGAGGATGACTGGGTGGCCGGTTTGCGCGCCGATCTGCAGGCCAAGCGTGACCGCCTCGGCGACGCATTGGCCGATCTGGGCTTCGAGGTGCACGACAGTGCCGGCACCTACTTCCTGTGCGCGGATCCGCGACCCCTCGGTTACACCGACAGCACGGCGTTCTGCGCCGAACTGCCGCACCGGGCCGGGGTCGCGGCCATCCCGATGTCCGCGTTCACCCGCGCCGACCCGGACAACCCCGCGGATGACTGGAATCATCTGGTGCGCTTCGCCTTCTGCAAGCGCGACGACACCATGGACGAGGCGATTCGCCGGCTCCAGGTGTTGCGGGGGCGCTGA
- a CDS encoding NCS1 family nucleobase:cation symporter-1 — MTETVVPPNSAPPGAAVGAGDIVEAAGHPVGGGVIKPGYDPRLTNEDLAPLGKQSWTSYNIFAFWMSDVHSVGGYVTAGSLFALGLASWQVLVALLVGITIVYFFCNLVAKPSQATGVPYPVICRTVFGVLGANIPAIIRGLIAVAWYGIQTYLASAALDVVLLKLFPGLMPYAVVEDYGFAGLSLLGWCSFLLLWVLQACVFWRGMESIRKFIDFCGPAVYVVMFMLCGYLIYKAGWGAIDLNLGAVTHTGWSAVPVMLGAIALVVSYFSGPMLNFGDFSRYGKSFEAVKRGNFLGLPVNFLVFSVLVVVTASLTLPVFGELLTDPVETVARIDSTFAIVLGALTFTIATIGINIVANFISPAFDFSNVSPQRISWRAGGMIAAVGSVLITPWNLYANPEVIHYTLETLGAFIGPLFGVLIADYYLVRKQKVVIDDLFTMAESGKYWYTKGYNRVAVIATVLGAVLAVIPVLLGGSVPGMYTAAQYSWFIGCGVGFAVYYLLGTRDKLVAASLS; from the coding sequence ATGACCGAAACCGTTGTCCCACCCAATAGCGCGCCACCGGGAGCCGCCGTCGGCGCCGGTGACATCGTCGAAGCCGCCGGCCACCCCGTCGGCGGCGGCGTCATCAAGCCCGGCTACGACCCGCGGCTGACCAATGAGGACCTCGCACCGCTGGGCAAGCAGTCCTGGACCTCATACAACATCTTCGCGTTCTGGATGTCGGATGTGCACAGCGTCGGCGGTTATGTCACCGCGGGCAGTCTGTTCGCGCTCGGCCTGGCCAGTTGGCAGGTGTTGGTGGCGCTGCTCGTCGGCATCACCATCGTCTACTTCTTCTGCAATCTGGTGGCCAAGCCCAGTCAGGCCACCGGCGTCCCGTACCCGGTGATCTGCCGCACCGTCTTCGGCGTGCTCGGTGCCAACATCCCGGCCATCATCCGCGGGTTGATCGCGGTGGCCTGGTACGGAATCCAGACCTACCTCGCATCGGCGGCGCTGGATGTCGTGCTGCTCAAGCTCTTTCCCGGATTGATGCCGTATGCGGTGGTCGAGGATTATGGCTTTGCCGGGCTCTCGTTGCTGGGCTGGTGCAGTTTCCTGCTGCTCTGGGTGCTGCAGGCCTGCGTGTTCTGGCGCGGCATGGAGTCGATCCGCAAGTTCATCGACTTCTGCGGTCCGGCAGTCTATGTGGTGATGTTCATGCTGTGCGGCTACCTGATCTACAAGGCCGGGTGGGGAGCCATCGATCTGAACCTCGGTGCGGTCACCCACACCGGTTGGTCGGCGGTGCCGGTCATGTTGGGTGCCATCGCACTGGTCGTTTCCTATTTCTCCGGACCGATGCTCAACTTCGGTGACTTCTCCCGCTACGGCAAGTCCTTCGAGGCGGTGAAGCGGGGCAACTTCTTGGGCCTGCCGGTGAACTTCCTGGTGTTCTCGGTGCTGGTGGTCGTCACGGCGTCACTGACATTGCCGGTGTTCGGGGAACTGCTCACCGATCCGGTGGAGACGGTGGCCCGCATCGACAGCACCTTCGCCATCGTGTTGGGCGCGTTGACGTTCACCATCGCCACCATCGGCATCAACATCGTGGCCAACTTCATCTCACCGGCCTTCGACTTCTCCAACGTCAGCCCGCAACGCATCAGCTGGCGCGCGGGCGGCATGATCGCCGCGGTCGGTTCGGTATTGATCACCCCGTGGAACCTGTACGCCAACCCCGAGGTCATCCACTACACGCTGGAGACGTTGGGCGCGTTCATCGGTCCGCTGTTCGGTGTCCTGATCGCCGACTACTACCTGGTGCGCAAGCAGAAGGTCGTGATCGATGATCTGTTCACCATGGCCGAATCCGGAAAGTACTGGTACACCAAGGGATACAACCGCGTCGCGGTGATCGCCACGGTGCTGGGCGCGGTCCTTGCGGTGATCCCGGTGCTGCTCGGCGGCAGCGTCCCGGGCATGTACACTGCCGCCCAGTACAGCTGGTTCATCGGCTGTGGTGTCGGCTTCGCGGTGTACTACCTGCTGGGCACCCGCGACAAGCTGGTTGCCGCGTCGCTGTCCTGA
- a CDS encoding GntR family transcriptional regulator, whose protein sequence is MMPVRRSALLDRLVADRTRTSQHEILVELRRAILDGGVPPGTPIPPAEVADLFGVSPIPIREALKTLVAEGLVTHRRNGAYTIALLTAQELREMYIVRETLESASLTAAVYNATDADRATAVLANQRLEQAISDGDGAAYHRGSRQFHAALTAPSRMHRLLHMLEAAWNVTEPVQSMVHVSPADRAELHSDHRAMLEAFLAGDVAGLLAVAEHHAGRLNAVIATLPRDTGLLA, encoded by the coding sequence ATGATGCCGGTGCGACGTTCGGCGCTGCTCGACCGCCTGGTTGCCGACCGGACCAGGACATCGCAGCACGAGATCCTCGTCGAGTTGCGCCGTGCCATCCTCGACGGTGGCGTGCCACCGGGCACTCCGATTCCGCCGGCCGAGGTGGCCGACCTGTTCGGGGTCAGCCCAATTCCCATCCGCGAGGCGCTCAAGACCCTGGTGGCCGAGGGATTGGTGACGCACCGACGCAACGGGGCATACACCATCGCCCTGCTCACCGCGCAGGAGCTCAGGGAGATGTACATCGTGCGGGAGACGTTGGAGTCAGCGTCGCTGACCGCCGCGGTCTACAACGCCACCGATGCCGACCGCGCCACCGCGGTCTTGGCCAATCAACGCCTCGAACAGGCCATCAGCGACGGAGACGGCGCGGCGTATCACCGCGGTAGCCGGCAGTTTCACGCCGCGTTGACCGCACCGTCACGCATGCACCGCCTTCTGCACATGCTTGAGGCGGCATGGAACGTGACCGAGCCGGTGCAATCGATGGTCCACGTCAGTCCCGCCGATCGGGCCGAGCTGCATTCCGATCACCGCGCCATGCTGGAGGCATTCCTCGCCGGCGATGTGGCCGGTCTGCTGGCGGTCGCCGAACACCATGCCGGGCGGCTCAATGCCGTCATCGCGACGCTACCGCGCGATACGGGCCTGTTGGCCTGA
- a CDS encoding LLM class F420-dependent oxidoreductase, with protein sequence MPTGIVLVPNRQSANHVDDAIAQARRAHDAGVRQIWLAQQFDHDAIGLAGLIGAAVPGLGVGTSVVPLNPRHPLIVAAQAQTAQAAAHGNFSLGIGLGAHKPEEDAFGRSWPNPVARLREHLQVLRAVFDDGAVDFHGAEFSAGPEWPVSVAGGTPVPVYVAAMGPKALRVTGELADGTLPYLAGPRTVGEFIVPQITAAATATGRPAPKIIAMVPALITDDVDAGRTLAADTLAFYATIPSYQRVIEREQLDSIADLAAVGDAATVRAQLRRYLDAGATDVALSPLDHSLPTLERLWEVASSL encoded by the coding sequence ATGCCCACCGGAATCGTTCTCGTTCCCAACCGACAGTCGGCCAACCATGTCGACGACGCCATCGCCCAGGCCCGCCGCGCCCACGACGCCGGGGTCCGCCAGATCTGGCTGGCCCAGCAGTTCGATCACGACGCCATCGGGTTGGCCGGCCTGATCGGCGCCGCCGTGCCCGGACTCGGTGTCGGCACCTCCGTCGTCCCGCTGAATCCACGGCACCCGCTGATCGTCGCCGCGCAGGCCCAGACCGCGCAGGCCGCCGCACACGGCAACTTCAGCCTCGGGATCGGGCTGGGCGCACACAAGCCCGAGGAGGATGCCTTCGGTCGATCATGGCCGAATCCGGTGGCGCGGCTGCGCGAGCACCTGCAGGTGTTGCGCGCGGTATTCGACGACGGCGCGGTCGACTTCCACGGTGCGGAGTTCAGCGCAGGCCCCGAGTGGCCGGTATCGGTGGCCGGCGGGACTCCGGTCCCGGTATACGTGGCGGCGATGGGTCCCAAGGCGTTGCGGGTCACCGGTGAACTGGCCGACGGCACGCTGCCGTATCTGGCCGGACCCCGCACGGTCGGGGAGTTCATCGTCCCCCAGATCACCGCGGCTGCCACCGCCACGGGCAGGCCCGCCCCGAAGATCATCGCGATGGTGCCCGCGTTGATCACCGATGACGTCGACGCCGGACGCACACTCGCGGCCGACACCTTGGCCTTCTACGCGACCATTCCCTCGTATCAGAGGGTTATCGAGCGCGAACAGCTCGATTCGATCGCCGACCTGGCCGCCGTCGGTGACGCCGCGACGGTGCGCGCACAGCTGCGTCGCTATCTGGACGCGGGGGCCACCGACGTGGCGCTGAGCCCGCTGGATCATTCGTTGCCGACGCTGGAGCGGCTCTGGGAGGTCGCTTCTTCGCTGTAG
- a CDS encoding SRPBCC family protein yields MAVRASREVLFDASPEAILDALADIDEVPTWSTLHRATEVVDRHPDGRPHHVKATVKIMGITDKEMLEYHWGEDWMVWDAQDTFQQRGQHGEYKLIREGDRTRVRFDLIIDLAAPIPEFLIRRAKKLVLDAAVDRLRARVCRFYG; encoded by the coding sequence ATGGCTGTCAGAGCGTCGAGGGAAGTTCTCTTCGACGCCTCGCCGGAGGCGATCCTGGATGCGCTCGCCGACATCGACGAGGTGCCGACGTGGTCAACCCTGCACAGGGCCACCGAGGTGGTGGATCGTCATCCGGATGGCAGGCCCCATCACGTCAAGGCGACCGTGAAGATCATGGGCATCACCGACAAGGAGATGCTCGAATATCACTGGGGTGAGGACTGGATGGTCTGGGACGCCCAGGACACCTTCCAGCAGCGCGGTCAGCACGGTGAGTACAAGTTGATCCGCGAGGGCGACCGCACCCGGGTCCGTTTCGACCTGATCATCGATCTGGCCGCACCCATCCCGGAGTTCCTGATCCGGCGCGCCAAGAAGCTCGTCCTCGACGCCGCCGTCGACCGACTGCGCGCCCGGGTCTGCCGGTTCTACGGCTGA
- a CDS encoding CaiB/BaiF CoA transferase family protein, whose translation MTPTGPLAGVRIVELGGIGPGPHAAMMLSDLGADVVRVRRPGSLQMPAENVDLLHRGKRVVDLDVKREPQALLDLVSKADVLLDCFRPGTCERLGIGPDECTAVNLRLIYARITGWGQDGPLAQTAGHDINYLSQTGVLSAIGYRDRPPVAPLNLVADFGGGSMLVLAGILAALYERERSGAGQVIDAAMVDGVSMLAQMMWTMKATGSLADQRESFLLDGGAPFYRTYETADGGHLAVGAIEPQFFAALLAGLELRADEVPGQFERDRWPQLRAAFEARIATRTRAEWMAVFAGTDACVTPVLSWAEAADSAHLRARDTLIDVGGVRQAAPAPRFSRTPAGQVGVPPQHATELADLGW comes from the coding sequence GTGACTCCCACCGGTCCGCTCGCGGGCGTCCGGATCGTCGAACTCGGCGGGATCGGGCCCGGGCCGCACGCGGCGATGATGTTGTCCGATCTGGGCGCCGACGTGGTGCGCGTCCGTCGCCCCGGTTCATTGCAGATGCCTGCCGAGAACGTCGACCTGCTGCACCGGGGTAAGCGCGTCGTCGACCTCGATGTGAAGCGCGAACCGCAGGCGCTGCTCGACCTCGTGTCGAAAGCCGATGTGCTGCTGGACTGTTTCCGCCCCGGCACCTGCGAGCGGCTCGGCATCGGGCCCGACGAGTGCACCGCGGTGAACCTGCGGCTGATCTATGCGCGCATCACCGGGTGGGGGCAGGACGGGCCGTTGGCGCAGACCGCCGGGCACGACATCAACTATCTGTCCCAGACCGGGGTGCTGAGCGCCATCGGGTATCGGGATCGCCCGCCCGTCGCACCGCTGAACCTGGTCGCCGATTTCGGCGGGGGTTCCATGCTGGTGTTGGCCGGGATCCTGGCCGCGCTCTACGAGCGTGAGCGGTCCGGAGCGGGACAGGTGATCGACGCGGCGATGGTCGACGGGGTCAGCATGCTGGCTCAGATGATGTGGACCATGAAGGCGACGGGATCGCTTGCCGATCAACGCGAGTCGTTCCTGCTCGACGGCGGCGCCCCGTTCTACCGAACCTATGAGACGGCCGACGGCGGTCACCTGGCGGTCGGGGCGATCGAGCCACAGTTCTTCGCGGCGTTGCTCGCCGGCCTGGAGTTACGGGCCGACGAGGTGCCGGGGCAGTTCGAACGCGACCGCTGGCCGCAACTGCGCGCCGCGTTCGAGGCGCGAATTGCCACGCGCACGCGTGCCGAGTGGATGGCGGTGTTCGCCGGCACCGACGCCTGCGTCACGCCGGTGCTGAGCTGGGCCGAGGCCGCCGACAGCGCGCACCTGCGGGCGCGCGACACCCTGATCGACGTCGGGGGTGTGCGGCAGGCCGCGCCGGCGCCACGGTTCTCCCGCACGCCGGCCGGACAGGTCGGTGTTCCACCGCAGCACGCCACCGAGCTCGCCGACCTCGGATGGTGA
- a CDS encoding SRPBCC family protein, protein MATSVTREVVIEATPEEILAVVADVESTPSWSPQYQKAEVVDRDSEGRPHRVVQTIKTVGISDQLTIDYTWAEDKVSWVLVKASQLKSQECSYTLTPEGDKTRVRFDMTIDLAIPLPGFLLKKVMSGAIDVATDGLRKQVLKVKKG, encoded by the coding sequence ATGGCAACCAGCGTTACCCGTGAAGTGGTCATCGAGGCGACCCCGGAGGAGATCCTCGCCGTCGTCGCCGACGTCGAATCCACCCCGTCGTGGTCTCCCCAGTATCAGAAGGCCGAGGTGGTCGACCGGGACTCGGAGGGCCGCCCCCACCGTGTCGTCCAGACCATCAAGACCGTCGGTATCAGCGATCAGTTGACGATCGACTACACGTGGGCGGAGGACAAGGTCAGCTGGGTGTTGGTCAAGGCCAGTCAGCTGAAATCCCAGGAGTGCAGCTACACCCTGACGCCCGAGGGGGACAAGACCCGCGTCCGGTTCGACATGACCATCGACCTGGCGATCCCGTTGCCCGGGTTCCTGCTCAAGAAGGTCATGTCCGGCGCCATCGACGTGGCCACCGACGGGTTGCGCAAGCAGGTGCTCAAGGTCAAGAAGGGGTGA
- a CDS encoding MCE family protein encodes MIRLHHKVWIQLAVLGSVTVIAGAVMLFGFVQAPALLGVGRYQVTLELPRSGGLYPTSVVTYRGDEIGRVTSVDVTDVGVRAVLTLESDTPVPADVSAAVHSRSAIGEQFVELTPNGAGGPNLHDGDAIAAGRVSVPADIAGLLDATNTALQAIPRENLRTLVDEADTAVGGLGRELARIVDGSTAIATDAGTVTDQLTTLIDQSPEVLDSQARTADSIQTWASRMASVTGQFAAQDAAFGDLLNQGGPALQEGQALFDRFAPALPVLLANMVSLGDIAVTYRADLEQLLVLYPQGTAVMSAITTANANTKQAYRGIYLDFNLNLNWPPPCNTGFLPARQQRIPTDVDAPDRPSGELYCRVPQNSDLNVRGVRNIPCETKPWKRAPTVEICESDEEYVPLNDGYNWKGDPNATLSGQGVPQYPPGVSAPGEPPPPIGGGNSNATEPAGAPQPTGPIAGTSVGGAPQNVAVAVYDPATGSYIGPDGRRYTQRDLAQSGERSWESMLVPSA; translated from the coding sequence GTGATACGTCTGCACCACAAGGTCTGGATCCAACTGGCCGTCCTCGGCTCGGTCACCGTGATCGCCGGCGCGGTCATGCTTTTCGGGTTCGTCCAAGCACCGGCGCTGCTGGGTGTCGGGCGCTATCAGGTCACCCTCGAGCTGCCCCGTTCCGGCGGGCTCTATCCGACATCGGTGGTGACCTACCGCGGTGACGAGATCGGTCGCGTCACCTCCGTCGATGTCACCGACGTCGGGGTTCGGGCCGTCCTCACACTGGAATCGGACACCCCGGTACCCGCCGATGTCTCCGCCGCGGTGCACAGCCGGTCGGCCATCGGTGAGCAGTTCGTCGAACTGACCCCGAACGGTGCGGGTGGCCCGAACCTGCACGACGGCGATGCCATCGCGGCCGGCAGGGTATCGGTGCCCGCCGATATCGCCGGTCTGCTCGATGCGACCAATACTGCGCTGCAAGCCATTCCGCGGGAGAATCTGCGCACCCTGGTCGACGAGGCCGACACCGCGGTCGGCGGTCTCGGACGCGAACTCGCCCGGATCGTCGACGGTTCGACCGCCATTGCCACCGATGCCGGTACCGTCACCGATCAGCTGACCACGTTGATCGACCAGTCGCCGGAAGTGCTGGACTCCCAAGCGCGGACCGCCGATTCGATCCAGACATGGGCGTCGCGGATGGCGTCGGTGACCGGCCAGTTCGCGGCTCAGGACGCCGCTTTCGGCGATCTGCTCAACCAGGGCGGACCCGCCCTGCAGGAGGGCCAGGCGCTGTTCGACCGGTTCGCCCCCGCGCTACCGGTCCTACTGGCGAACATGGTCAGCCTGGGCGATATCGCGGTGACCTACCGCGCGGATCTGGAGCAACTGCTTGTGTTGTACCCGCAGGGCACGGCCGTCATGTCCGCGATCACCACGGCCAATGCGAACACCAAACAGGCGTACCGCGGAATCTATCTGGACTTCAACCTGAACCTGAACTGGCCGCCGCCGTGCAACACCGGATTCCTACCGGCCCGCCAGCAGCGCATCCCCACCGACGTCGACGCCCCGGACCGCCCATCGGGGGAGTTGTACTGCCGGGTGCCGCAGAACTCCGATCTCAACGTCCGCGGGGTGCGCAACATCCCGTGCGAGACGAAACCGTGGAAACGCGCGCCCACCGTGGAGATCTGCGAGAGCGATGAGGAGTACGTCCCGCTCAACGACGGCTACAACTGGAAGGGCGACCCGAACGCGACGCTCAGTGGGCAGGGCGTGCCGCAGTACCCGCCCGGGGTGTCCGCACCCGGCGAACCTCCACCGCCGATCGGAGGTGGCAACTCGAACGCGACCGAGCCCGCCGGTGCACCGCAGCCGACCGGACCGATCGCCGGGACGTCGGTCGGCGGTGCACCGCAGAATGTCGCGGTCGCGGTGTACGACCCGGCCACCGGCTCGTACATCGGCCCCGACGGCAGGCGCTATACACAGCGGGACCTGGCGCAGTCGGGCGAACGCAGTTGGGAGTCCATGCTGGTGCCGTCGGCATAG
- a CDS encoding virulence factor Mce family protein, which translates to MSRIALVGILIAVLALVPGCQWRGLNSLSLPGTAGTGDGAYTIQAQLPDVVVIQQNTRVRVADVNVGNVTKIEVQDWHALVTMRIDGDVVLPANATAKVGQTSLLGSMHIELAPPTDAVPQGRLTDGSVIPLSAAATYPTTEQTLASVSVLLNGGGLAQLQEINQSFATALAGREDDMRSLLTQLDSFISALNAQTDDIITATEHLNDLAGQVAANDVVVDRALTTMPQALKVLADSRTKLADAIDALGKFSAIANSTVQQSRESLVNNLRQIAPVFRELADAGPALTRGLDFLSTYPWVKSTIPNWFRGDFANISLIVDLTLSRLDSSIFTGTRWEGNLTELEMQWGRTIGTMPSPYTAGNPLVAPYRWGAY; encoded by the coding sequence GTGAGCCGCATAGCGCTGGTCGGGATCCTCATTGCGGTGCTGGCACTGGTTCCGGGATGCCAGTGGCGAGGCCTGAATTCGTTGAGCCTGCCCGGTACCGCGGGCACCGGCGACGGGGCTTACACCATCCAGGCGCAGCTACCCGACGTGGTGGTCATCCAGCAGAACACCCGCGTCCGCGTTGCCGACGTCAACGTCGGAAACGTCACCAAGATCGAGGTTCAGGACTGGCACGCCCTGGTCACCATGCGGATCGACGGAGACGTCGTGCTGCCCGCCAACGCCACGGCCAAGGTCGGCCAGACCAGTTTGCTGGGCTCCATGCACATCGAGCTCGCCCCACCCACCGACGCGGTCCCGCAGGGCCGATTGACCGACGGTTCGGTGATACCGCTGTCCGCGGCCGCGACCTACCCCACCACGGAGCAGACCCTGGCCTCGGTGTCGGTCCTGCTCAACGGCGGCGGGCTGGCTCAGTTGCAGGAGATCAACCAGAGCTTCGCGACAGCACTGGCCGGGCGTGAAGACGATATGCGCAGTCTGCTCACCCAACTGGACTCCTTCATCAGCGCGTTGAACGCACAAACCGATGACATCATCACCGCCACCGAACATCTCAACGACCTCGCCGGACAGGTCGCCGCCAACGACGTCGTCGTCGACCGGGCGCTGACGACCATGCCGCAGGCGCTGAAGGTTCTCGCCGACTCGCGCACCAAACTGGCCGATGCCATCGACGCGCTCGGCAAGTTCAGCGCCATCGCGAACTCGACGGTGCAGCAGAGCCGCGAATCATTGGTGAACAATCTGCGCCAGATCGCACCGGTGTTCCGCGAGCTCGCCGATGCCGGACCCGCCCTCACCCGGGGGCTGGACTTCCTGTCCACCTACCCGTGGGTGAAGAGCACCATCCCGAACTGGTTCCGCGGCGACTTCGCCAATATCAGCCTCATCGTCGATCTCACCCTGAGCCGGCTGGACAGCAGCATCTTCACCGGTACCCGGTGGGAAGGCAACCTGACCGAACTGGAGATGCAGTGGGGCCGCACCATCGGCACCATGCCGAGCCCGTACACGGCGGGCAACCCGCTGGTCGCACCGTACCGGTGGGGGGCGTACTGA